From the Psychrobacillus sp. FSL K6-4046 genome, one window contains:
- a CDS encoding MBL fold metallo-hydrolase: MRCRVIGMWGGYPKENGPCSGYLIEQDDFSVLVDCGSGVLMEVQKYINLNDINHVMLSHYHYDHSSDIGAYLFSRLVNTKIGRANEHLQIYGPNDEDIKRRVEEVEYSKFTSFNEKSEIHIGPFTFTFLRNIHPVETYSIKIESEHTKIVYTSDTSYMKELIDFAEEADLLIVESSLYEDMDGSSSGHMNSKEAGLLASQSKAKKVILTHLPHYGDLENLLKSARNEGNENIDLATSGMLIEL; encoded by the coding sequence ATGAGATGTAGGGTAATTGGAATGTGGGGAGGATATCCAAAAGAAAATGGACCTTGCTCAGGCTATCTGATTGAACAAGACGATTTTTCTGTGCTAGTAGACTGTGGAAGTGGAGTATTAATGGAAGTTCAAAAGTATATCAACTTGAATGATATAAACCACGTCATGCTGTCTCATTATCATTATGATCATAGTAGTGACATTGGTGCTTATTTGTTCTCCAGATTAGTTAACACGAAGATTGGTAGAGCAAATGAGCATTTACAAATATACGGACCTAATGATGAGGATATAAAAAGAAGAGTGGAGGAAGTAGAGTACTCTAAATTCACCTCATTTAATGAAAAAAGTGAGATACATATTGGTCCCTTTACTTTCACCTTCTTGAGGAATATCCATCCAGTCGAAACTTATAGTATTAAAATTGAAAGTGAACATACAAAAATAGTGTATACATCTGATACAAGTTATATGAAGGAGCTAATTGATTTTGCTGAGGAAGCTGATTTACTAATTGTAGAAAGTAGTTTATATGAGGATATGGATGGAAGTTCATCTGGACATATGAATTCAAAGGAGGCAGGACTTCTAGCTAGTCAATCTAAAGCAAAAAAAGTGATCTTAACACATCTTCCACACTACGGAGATTTAGAAAACCTACTGAAAAGTGCTAGAAATGAAGGAAATGAAAATATTGATCTAGCTACCTCTGGAATGCTTATAGAGCTGTAA
- a CDS encoding beta-propeller domain-containing protein, protein MRKWIVTFIAIALCLTAGSAWVYFSNQKVLAQSFVLSNQVFRAEFSKGVSKDVLEKGEVYVTDDKNARIEADFQLKNNGKSLEISGLSNGKYTLHVDEKFSLGKGKYTFEVQESLPVVQSRGELENYFKLVMSTRENVVTEETMEMSVAEDKSSGAADYSTTNNQVKGVEEADIVQTNGSHVFVISENKVVINNIENPSNMKQESKIQFTESFYPSQLLLKEELLLVIGQKNMYHTLEATDSAPRIEPDWESMTGVFLYDISNPKAPKLIRELASEGYTNGVRLKGNMLYIVSTIMPRYWAMEENDDMELRPFTYDSKTDKEAQPLDYEHISILPDSLDGNYTVITALNISEPLVNEVKTRSFLGGSQELYMSTESLFLTSAIYKNDEATTMSKRLWGPGQLDTMVYKFSIKDTIVDFVGSATLTGTILNQFSMDEHNGYFRTVTTTGNLWDQNNPSENNLFILDETMNMVGSITGLAKEERIYSARFMGDKAYMVTFRETDPLFVIDVANPTNPKVLGELKIPGFSNYLHPLGEKHLIGFGYETSSIVPVGSKVPIIQTEGMKISLFDVSDFDSPKEVDTEVIGGQGTYSPIQYDHHALFQHNEKNLYGFPVTIYEKEEGQEYSSYKQDGAFIYEITPEKGITLQASLLNKESQGQQYEEWGTMIHRVIYANNFIYTIGMKEMKSYQMDTFKETGVLSY, encoded by the coding sequence ATGAGAAAGTGGATCGTGACATTTATAGCTATTGCCCTTTGTCTAACAGCGGGTTCGGCTTGGGTTTATTTTTCCAATCAAAAAGTATTGGCACAAAGCTTTGTGTTATCCAATCAGGTTTTTAGAGCAGAATTTTCAAAGGGTGTAAGTAAAGATGTATTGGAAAAAGGAGAGGTGTATGTAACCGATGATAAGAATGCTAGGATAGAGGCAGACTTTCAGCTGAAAAACAATGGGAAGTCCCTTGAAATATCCGGACTATCAAACGGAAAGTATACACTCCATGTCGATGAAAAGTTTAGTCTAGGAAAAGGCAAATACACATTTGAGGTGCAAGAAAGCCTCCCAGTGGTACAGTCTCGAGGAGAGCTAGAGAATTATTTTAAGCTGGTTATGAGTACAAGAGAAAATGTAGTCACGGAAGAAACCATGGAAATGTCTGTAGCAGAAGACAAATCTAGTGGAGCTGCAGACTACTCCACGACTAATAACCAGGTAAAAGGAGTGGAAGAGGCGGATATTGTTCAGACAAACGGTTCCCATGTGTTTGTAATTAGTGAGAACAAAGTTGTTATAAATAATATTGAAAATCCTTCTAATATGAAGCAAGAAAGTAAAATCCAATTTACAGAATCCTTTTATCCAAGTCAGCTATTATTAAAAGAAGAACTGTTATTAGTGATTGGACAAAAGAACATGTACCATACATTGGAAGCTACAGATTCGGCACCACGAATAGAGCCTGATTGGGAAAGTATGACAGGGGTTTTTCTTTATGATATTTCTAATCCTAAAGCTCCTAAGCTGATCAGGGAGCTAGCCTCTGAGGGATATACGAATGGGGTTCGTTTAAAGGGAAATATGCTTTATATCGTTTCTACTATTATGCCTAGATATTGGGCGATGGAAGAAAATGATGATATGGAGTTAAGACCATTTACGTATGATTCAAAGACTGACAAAGAAGCTCAACCGTTGGATTATGAGCACATATCGATATTACCTGATTCATTGGATGGTAACTACACCGTTATTACAGCTCTAAACATTTCGGAACCATTAGTGAACGAGGTTAAAACAAGGAGCTTTCTTGGAGGTAGCCAGGAATTATATATGTCCACGGAAAGCCTGTTTCTAACTTCTGCCATTTATAAGAATGACGAGGCTACTACTATGAGTAAAAGGTTATGGGGACCAGGGCAATTGGATACAATGGTATATAAATTTTCGATTAAAGATACGATAGTTGATTTTGTAGGATCTGCTACGTTAACCGGAACAATTCTTAACCAATTTTCGATGGATGAGCATAACGGTTACTTTAGAACAGTTACCACGACAGGAAACCTTTGGGATCAAAATAATCCCTCCGAGAATAATCTATTCATTTTAGATGAAACAATGAACATGGTAGGGTCTATTACAGGATTAGCAAAGGAAGAAAGAATTTATTCGGCAAGGTTTATGGGGGACAAAGCATACATGGTGACATTTAGAGAAACGGACCCATTGTTTGTGATTGATGTTGCCAATCCTACTAACCCAAAAGTGCTAGGTGAATTAAAGATTCCTGGGTTTAGTAATTATTTACACCCTCTAGGGGAAAAGCATTTAATCGGCTTTGGTTACGAAACTTCATCTATAGTACCTGTTGGTAGTAAGGTGCCTATTATACAAACGGAAGGTATGAAAATCTCTTTATTTGATGTTAGTGACTTTGATAGCCCTAAGGAAGTAGATACAGAGGTGATTGGAGGACAAGGAACTTATTCTCCTATTCAATATGATCACCATGCCTTGTTCCAACATAATGAAAAGAATCTCTATGGTTTCCCAGTGACTATTTATGAAAAAGAAGAAGGTCAGGAATATAGTAGCTATAAACAGGATGGGGCATTCATCTATGAAATAACACCAGAGAAAGGAATAACTCTGCAGGCAAGCTTGCTTAACAAAGAGAGCCAAGGCCAGCAATATGAGGAATGGGGGACCATGATTCATAGAGTTATTTACGCGAACAACTTCATCTATACAATTGGGATGAAGGAAATGAAAAGCTATCAAATGGATACATTCAAAGAAACGGGTGTTCTTTCCTACTAA
- a CDS encoding EamA family transporter has translation MKRSKGIILIIIGSVLWGATGPMMEWVLHNSELSVPFFLTVRLIVAGTSILVFLKFQKKKVFVIWKEPVWLKQLFIFALLGMLGVQYTFIAAIEASNASIATLLQFLGPIYIIIYVSWKGKTFPPKYQVVGIIGTLLGLFLLLTNANINQLLISNEALFWGLLLGVTFSIYTVYPARLMKEWGVLVVVGWGMLIGGIVLALLSQVWNSNEWSELVSYPIIIFVVLIVLMGTIAFVMFLSSMKYITAVETSILSSIEPLTAMIISVFWFGQILGGWQYTGVLVMLVFVTWLSVAGDLKWDRFKKKK, from the coding sequence ATGAAAAGGTCAAAGGGAATAATTTTAATAATTATCGGGTCTGTTCTTTGGGGTGCCACAGGTCCCATGATGGAGTGGGTCCTGCATAATAGTGAACTAAGTGTGCCATTTTTCTTAACTGTAAGGCTAATTGTTGCAGGGACTAGTATTTTAGTATTTTTAAAATTTCAAAAGAAAAAGGTATTTGTTATATGGAAAGAACCCGTCTGGTTGAAGCAATTGTTTATCTTCGCCTTACTGGGGATGCTCGGAGTGCAATATACTTTTATAGCTGCGATTGAAGCCAGTAATGCATCTATAGCAACCCTGCTTCAATTTCTTGGCCCTATTTACATCATCATATACGTTTCCTGGAAGGGTAAGACATTTCCTCCGAAATACCAGGTGGTTGGAATAATAGGAACATTGCTAGGCTTATTTTTATTGCTGACTAATGCGAACATAAACCAGCTTTTAATAAGTAATGAAGCATTGTTTTGGGGACTGCTGCTGGGAGTTACCTTTTCTATATACACGGTATATCCAGCAAGACTTATGAAGGAGTGGGGGGTACTAGTTGTAGTAGGGTGGGGAATGCTTATTGGAGGTATTGTTTTAGCATTACTCTCTCAAGTTTGGAATAGTAATGAATGGAGCGAATTGGTGAGTTATCCTATCATCATATTTGTAGTACTTATAGTTTTAATGGGGACGATTGCTTTTGTTATGTTCCTATCAAGTATGAAATACATAACAGCGGTAGAAACGAGTATTTTATCCAGCATAGAGCCTTTGACAGCAATGATTATCTCGGTATTTTGGTTTGGGCAAATATTAGGAGGCTGGCAGTATACAGGGGTATTAGTCATGCTAGTATTTGTGACTTGGCTCTCAGTAGCAGGTGATCTTAAGTGGGATCGTTTTAAAAAGAAGAAATAA
- a CDS encoding GNAT family N-acetyltransferase — translation MIELDTERLRLIPLSAENLRLLIDNPQKMELRLSLNDSDRFLSPELKQAMEIRLSKLLGDEENYVWYTNWLIVSKDKNCSVGGIMIKGLPNENGEVVIGYYTLPEFQGNGYMTETINNLKNWLLNQPDVMFVIADTDKDNIPSHRVLEKSGAKMYKETDELYFWRFV, via the coding sequence ATGATTGAATTAGACACAGAAAGATTAAGATTAATTCCACTAAGTGCAGAAAATCTAAGATTACTAATTGATAATCCACAGAAAATGGAACTAAGGTTATCTTTAAACGATTCAGACAGATTTCTTAGTCCAGAACTTAAACAAGCTATGGAAATAAGACTTTCAAAGTTGTTAGGTGATGAGGAAAATTATGTATGGTATACCAATTGGTTAATCGTGTCGAAAGACAAAAACTGTAGTGTTGGAGGAATAATGATAAAAGGTCTTCCTAATGAAAATGGTGAAGTAGTAATAGGTTACTATACTCTCCCTGAATTTCAAGGTAACGGCTATATGACGGAAACCATTAATAATTTGAAAAACTGGTTGTTAAATCAGCCCGATGTTATGTTTGTTATTGCTGATACAGATAAAGATAATATTCCATCACACAGGGTTTTAGAAAAATCAGGGGCGAAAATGTATAAAGAAACAGATGAATTATACTTTTGGAGATTTGTCTGA
- a CDS encoding threonine/serine exporter family protein, with protein sequence MTFVLQGIISFIAAAAFGVIFNAPKKSLIYCGLVGMVGWLVFSMMRYYNDDPIVSTFAGAFSIAFVAHIMAKKFKMPMIIFSVAGIIPLVPGGSAYNAMRNVVEEDYGTAVEYAALALMISGAVAMGLVFAEIITQIWLQTLRKKKPMLNK encoded by the coding sequence ATGACTTTTGTTCTACAAGGTATCATAAGCTTTATTGCTGCTGCTGCATTTGGGGTGATTTTTAATGCACCGAAAAAATCCCTCATCTACTGTGGATTAGTTGGTATGGTTGGTTGGCTTGTATTCTCCATGATGAGATATTACAACGATGATCCCATTGTGTCTACCTTTGCGGGTGCATTCTCTATTGCATTTGTTGCTCATATAATGGCAAAGAAATTTAAAATGCCAATGATTATATTTAGTGTTGCGGGTATTATACCGCTTGTTCCAGGTGGTTCTGCTTATAATGCAATGAGAAATGTAGTCGAGGAGGATTATGGAACAGCAGTAGAATACGCTGCGCTTGCCTTAATGATTTCCGGAGCGGTTGCAATGGGGCTTGTGTTCGCTGAAATCATAACGCAGATATGGCTACAGACTTTGAGGAAGAAGAAGCCTATGCTGAACAAGTAA
- a CDS encoding threonine/serine exporter family protein: protein MNTDYELAVECCLLAGKLMMESGAETYRAEDTMDRMALSQHLTQSQSFVTPTGILFSGKDNLPTRLVRVNNRTTDLEKIALVNAVSRKLATAEISLEEAHKELKRIDEEHKMIAFWIRIAASAVASGAFLWLFGASLIDVPHAMLAGGIGFAVADLLERKTRVKFFAEFFAALIISMIATLSVRYGYGVEIDKIIIGSVMPLVPGLLITNAVRDLMAGHFMSGLSKGAEAFLTAFAIGAGVAFILSL, encoded by the coding sequence TTGAACACGGATTATGAGCTAGCGGTAGAGTGCTGTTTACTTGCAGGCAAATTGATGATGGAAAGTGGGGCAGAGACATATCGAGCAGAGGATACGATGGACCGAATGGCCTTATCGCAGCATTTAACCCAATCCCAAAGTTTCGTTACCCCAACTGGAATCCTCTTTAGTGGAAAAGACAATCTTCCAACGCGATTAGTTAGAGTGAATAATAGAACAACAGATTTGGAAAAGATTGCTCTCGTAAATGCCGTTTCTCGTAAATTGGCCACGGCAGAAATAAGCTTAGAAGAAGCGCATAAAGAATTAAAAAGAATAGATGAAGAACATAAAATGATTGCTTTTTGGATTCGTATAGCAGCGTCTGCTGTTGCATCAGGTGCGTTTCTATGGTTATTTGGTGCGTCATTAATAGATGTACCACACGCCATGCTTGCTGGTGGAATAGGCTTTGCTGTTGCTGATTTACTGGAGAGAAAAACAAGAGTGAAATTCTTTGCCGAATTTTTTGCTGCACTTATCATTAGTATGATTGCCACACTTTCCGTTCGGTATGGATATGGCGTTGAAATTGACAAAATTATTATTGGCTCGGTAATGCCTCTAGTTCCAGGTTTGCTTATAACAAACGCAGTCAGAGACTTAATGGCAGGGCATTTTATGTCGGGACTATCCAAGGGAGCAGAAGCTTTTCTAACTGCTTTCGCTATTGGAGCAGGAGTGGCGTTTATATTATCGTTATAA
- a CDS encoding short-chain fatty acid transporter: MKALTRFSNTLMVRFLPDPYIFVAILTLLVFLLGVFLTDSTPLEMATYWGDGFWGLLSFTMQMVVVLLAGHVLASSPFFKKVLSSLAGIAKTPGSAILLVSVVSLIGCWINWGFGLVIGALFAKEIAKQVKNVDYRLLIASAYSGFIIWHGGLAGSIPLSIATEGHPFADIMGVVPTSETLFTPYNLIIVIALFISVPLLNRWMMPSKEDTFSIDPALLEEEKVEEKSIEKPTPAQRLEGSYILTGLIGLLGLVYLVNHFVTKGFDLNLNIVNLIFVTLGIICHGTPKNFLIAVKNAASTVGDIVIQFPFYAGIMGMMVASGLAGVVSEAFISISNEHTFYLFTFYAAGIVNFFIPSGGGQWTVQAPIMLEAASALNLSYAKTAMAIAWGDAWTNMIQPFWALPALAIAGLKAKDIMGYCVFVLLLSGVIISIGLFFF, translated from the coding sequence TTGAAAGCGTTAACAAGATTTTCAAACACTTTAATGGTCAGATTCTTACCTGATCCATACATATTTGTTGCAATACTTACTCTACTTGTATTTTTACTAGGGGTGTTCTTAACTGATTCCACACCATTGGAAATGGCAACCTACTGGGGAGATGGTTTTTGGGGTTTACTATCGTTCACTATGCAAATGGTTGTTGTTCTCTTGGCAGGTCATGTATTAGCAAGCAGCCCGTTTTTTAAAAAAGTATTAAGTTCCTTAGCAGGAATAGCTAAGACACCTGGTTCAGCTATTCTATTAGTTTCCGTTGTTTCTTTAATCGGATGCTGGATTAACTGGGGTTTTGGTTTAGTAATTGGTGCTCTTTTTGCAAAGGAAATTGCCAAGCAGGTTAAAAATGTAGATTACCGCCTATTAATTGCTAGTGCTTATTCAGGGTTTATCATATGGCATGGTGGCCTCGCAGGTTCGATACCACTTTCTATTGCAACCGAGGGACATCCATTTGCTGATATCATGGGAGTCGTTCCAACTTCTGAAACATTATTTACACCGTACAATTTAATTATTGTTATTGCACTATTTATCTCCGTACCTCTTTTAAACAGATGGATGATGCCAAGTAAGGAGGATACTTTCTCGATAGACCCAGCTTTGTTAGAAGAGGAAAAGGTTGAGGAAAAATCAATTGAAAAGCCTACTCCTGCGCAAAGACTGGAAGGAAGCTATATCTTGACCGGTTTAATCGGACTACTTGGTTTAGTTTATTTAGTTAACCACTTTGTAACAAAAGGTTTTGACTTAAACTTAAATATCGTTAACTTGATCTTCGTAACACTTGGCATTATCTGTCACGGCACACCAAAAAACTTTTTAATAGCTGTTAAAAATGCTGCTAGTACAGTTGGGGACATTGTTATTCAATTTCCTTTTTATGCAGGGATCATGGGCATGATGGTTGCTTCTGGTTTAGCTGGAGTTGTTTCTGAGGCATTTATTAGTATATCGAATGAGCACACGTTCTATTTGTTTACTTTTTATGCTGCAGGGATAGTTAACTTCTTTATTCCTTCTGGTGGAGGACAATGGACTGTGCAGGCACCAATTATGTTGGAAGCTGCATCTGCACTTAATCTGAGTTATGCAAAAACAGCTATGGCTATTGCATGGGGAGATGCTTGGACGAACATGATTCAACCTTTCTGGGCATTGCCAGCACTTGCTATCGCAGGTCTAAAGGCAAAAGATATCATGGGCTACTGTGTATTCGTTTTGTTATTAAGTGGTGTCATTATTAGTATCGGCTTGTTCTTTTTCTAA
- a CDS encoding IS4 family transposase codes for MKKTDLDEWKLLMEQLYKLFSPDKLDCWAKESGWIKRKRKLDAYSFLHILLYHCGNLAGSSLRELSLSLEETCHISMTPEAINQRLNKELIVFLKKCLEHFIQVELNYQLPISDELRKFCERIRIIDATIHSLPSDLKETFPGVYRAELKCQLEYEFLTGQFILADWMNGKENDSLYGKNRLETVSPGDLFLQDLGYFHLPTFQKIDESGGYFVSRVRPDCSIYTGNPNPRYHADGRVVKSSFYQKESLAEHLEQMERGSVREWEEVYVGYDYKFPTRLILYRHTEEQDKSDQYKRKHSRYQTKEHVRALDGATIIMTNLPDTIPAEKVMDLYRLRWQIELLFKGWKSNFPTTFYKQIKEERVLCHFFAHLLLFLITTTTTYQARLFLLEKSRIEISIQKGISVALRFIRLMFESIKKYTKLTNGVLKRFHGALCKHALKTKGPPEKDPLIILGANYS; via the coding sequence ATGAAAAAAACAGATTTAGACGAATGGAAACTCTTAATGGAACAATTGTATAAACTATTTTCCCCAGATAAGTTGGATTGTTGGGCCAAAGAATCAGGATGGATCAAACGAAAACGAAAGCTTGATGCGTATTCATTTCTCCACATCCTTCTTTATCATTGCGGAAACCTGGCCGGCAGTTCGCTACGCGAGCTCAGCCTGTCATTAGAAGAAACCTGTCATATTTCTATGACTCCAGAGGCAATAAACCAACGTTTAAATAAAGAATTAATCGTATTTCTAAAAAAGTGTTTGGAACATTTTATACAAGTGGAGTTAAATTATCAGTTGCCGATCAGTGACGAACTACGAAAATTTTGTGAGAGGATCCGTATAATAGACGCGACCATCCATTCCCTTCCTTCGGATTTGAAGGAGACTTTTCCTGGCGTCTATCGAGCCGAATTAAAATGCCAACTGGAGTATGAATTCCTGACAGGACAGTTCATATTGGCTGACTGGATGAACGGAAAGGAAAACGATTCTCTATATGGGAAGAATCGATTAGAGACGGTCTCACCTGGCGATTTATTTCTACAAGACTTGGGTTATTTCCATCTACCCACCTTCCAAAAAATTGATGAGTCCGGGGGCTATTTCGTCTCTAGAGTTCGACCAGATTGTTCTATCTATACAGGGAATCCCAACCCTCGTTACCATGCCGATGGCAGGGTCGTCAAATCCTCTTTTTATCAGAAGGAATCTTTGGCAGAGCACCTGGAACAAATGGAGCGTGGCTCCGTAAGGGAATGGGAGGAAGTTTATGTGGGGTATGACTATAAATTCCCTACCCGTTTAATTTTGTATCGCCATACAGAGGAACAAGATAAAAGTGATCAGTATAAACGTAAACATTCACGTTACCAGACAAAGGAGCACGTAAGAGCGCTAGATGGGGCGACGATTATTATGACAAACCTCCCGGATACTATCCCAGCTGAGAAAGTGATGGACCTTTACCGATTGCGCTGGCAGATCGAGTTATTGTTTAAAGGATGGAAATCTAATTTCCCGACCACTTTTTATAAACAGATAAAGGAAGAACGTGTCCTATGTCATTTTTTCGCTCATTTATTATTGTTTCTAATCACAACTACAACAACTTATCAGGCACGTTTATTCTTGCTAGAGAAATCTAGAATAGAGATAAGCATTCAAAAGGGCATCTCAGTTGCACTACGCTTTATTCGCTTGATGTTTGAAAGCATAAAAAAATACACCAAGCTTACCAATGGGGTACTGAAAAGGTTTCATGGTGCTCTTTGTAAACATGCATTGAAAACAAAAGGGCCACCTGAAAAGGATCCATTGATTATACTCGGTGCAAATTACAGTTAG
- a CDS encoding EAL domain-containing protein, producing MYLQEKQLDLSEAVLNHIPYPTFLTDEDGHIVWWSQEAEKHFGYTSEEVKGSNLPFFNDYTHGHLIAKWDKIIAKEEPIRINSVTLYKKDKQLLKTSLILKSLTIHDITYVLFQFDTDQIKSSDQTASFELEILKKALSHSFMVLYLDKEGLIMHANDLFLKKSNWTPKRIVGKSFWQLFPNTSEHIAVADGIMNSIQKGSTYQGTVEKMTKDGLSYWVDLIAIPITDIENNTLYYILLEEEVTEKKLLQTRLEEIAYVDAETGLMSRHRLEQVVNEHIEEQKNFSFVFISINQFYTLKEILDVETESFLMIELTKRLKIYFEDSIIARAGRDDFAVITPLSDWYIEGFIHFLKQNPIYVENKVIPITVSGAITRFPEDQQTYLHLLKATNTTLQKVKLEGGGIISSLSQSDHHKLTRSLQIEKRLIEALNHNDFHVMYLPQREVTSGKVTSVEALVRWEDEVLGVINPDELIPIAEETGLINEIGMFMLEKSCEQAAIWQEKGLSVKVSYNSSIREFRDKNMVKAIRAALKKYNCSPELLQLEFTEKFALEAEAEKNIVKQMQTLHQEGITFALDDFGTGYASLRYLQLLPIGKLKIDKSFVNSIMQQEKLQQLIQGLIHFGQSLGVKVVAEGVESKEQYNALKDMGCDAVQGYYISEPITADQVEKLIRSTENV from the coding sequence ATGTATCTGCAGGAAAAACAACTGGATTTAAGTGAAGCTGTGTTAAATCATATACCATACCCAACCTTTCTAACAGATGAGGATGGTCATATCGTTTGGTGGAGCCAAGAAGCAGAAAAGCACTTTGGATATACTTCCGAAGAAGTAAAGGGTTCAAATTTACCGTTTTTTAATGATTATACTCATGGTCACCTTATTGCCAAATGGGACAAAATTATCGCGAAAGAAGAACCAATTCGCATTAATTCAGTAACATTGTATAAAAAAGATAAACAATTATTAAAAACATCGCTTATACTAAAATCCCTAACTATTCATGATATAACGTACGTCTTATTCCAATTTGATACCGATCAAATAAAAAGTTCAGATCAAACAGCATCATTTGAACTTGAAATCTTGAAGAAAGCTTTATCCCATAGTTTTATGGTTCTCTACCTTGATAAGGAAGGATTGATCATGCACGCAAACGATCTTTTTCTTAAAAAGAGTAATTGGACCCCTAAAAGAATCGTGGGTAAATCCTTTTGGCAGCTCTTTCCTAACACGTCTGAGCATATTGCCGTAGCAGATGGAATAATGAACTCGATTCAAAAAGGCAGTACTTATCAAGGTACAGTAGAAAAAATGACTAAAGACGGGCTCAGCTATTGGGTCGACCTTATAGCCATTCCAATTACGGATATTGAAAATAATACGCTTTACTATATTCTTTTGGAAGAAGAAGTTACAGAAAAAAAATTACTACAAACCCGCCTAGAAGAAATTGCTTATGTAGATGCAGAAACAGGTCTGATGAGTAGACATCGTTTAGAACAAGTTGTTAACGAGCATATCGAGGAACAAAAGAACTTTTCATTTGTTTTTATAAGCATCAACCAATTTTATACGTTAAAAGAAATACTAGATGTTGAAACAGAATCCTTCCTAATGATAGAGCTAACAAAAAGATTAAAAATCTACTTTGAAGATTCTATTATAGCTCGAGCGGGCAGAGATGACTTTGCCGTAATCACTCCACTAAGCGATTGGTATATTGAAGGTTTCATACATTTCTTAAAACAAAACCCAATTTATGTGGAGAACAAGGTTATTCCAATAACCGTAAGTGGAGCAATCACTAGATTCCCTGAAGACCAACAGACCTATTTACATCTATTAAAAGCAACAAATACAACGCTTCAAAAAGTAAAATTAGAGGGCGGGGGAATCATTTCATCCCTTTCTCAATCGGATCATCATAAGCTTACCAGATCCCTACAAATTGAAAAAAGATTAATAGAAGCACTCAACCATAATGACTTTCATGTTATGTATTTACCTCAACGTGAAGTGACTTCTGGGAAAGTTACTTCCGTAGAAGCTTTAGTTCGTTGGGAAGATGAAGTTCTTGGAGTTATTAACCCAGATGAATTAATCCCAATAGCAGAGGAAACCGGACTTATAAATGAAATAGGTATGTTTATGCTAGAAAAATCCTGCGAACAAGCTGCAATCTGGCAAGAAAAAGGCTTATCCGTTAAGGTAAGCTATAACTCTTCCATAAGAGAATTTAGAGATAAAAATATGGTCAAAGCGATACGTGCTGCGTTAAAAAAATATAATTGTTCCCCAGAATTATTACAATTAGAGTTTACAGAGAAGTTTGCCTTGGAAGCTGAGGCAGAAAAAAATATTGTGAAGCAAATGCAGACGCTCCATCAAGAAGGAATAACTTTTGCATTAGACGATTTTGGTACGGGCTATGCTTCCTTAAGATATTTACAGTTGCTACCAATAGGCAAACTGAAAATAGATAAATCTTTTGTAAATTCCATCATGCAACAAGAAAAACTTCAGCAACTGATCCAAGGTTTAATCCATTTTGGACAGTCTCTTGGCGTGAAGGTTGTTGCAGAAGGCGTAGAATCTAAGGAACAATATAATGCACTAAAGGATATGGGTTGTGATGCAGTTCAGGGCTACTATATTAGCGAACCAATTACTGCAGATCAAGTTGAAAAGTTAATTAGATCTACAGAAAATGTATAA